In a single window of the Pseudopipra pipra isolate bDixPip1 chromosome Z, bDixPip1.hap1, whole genome shotgun sequence genome:
- the SNAPC3 gene encoding snRNA-activating protein complex subunit 3 isoform X1 — translation MAAMAEGAPEYESAELCTRAFRVGALGRGWRRQLGPPDLSLAAAQEEKEETDAAVAAELGCAADTAAELRAVCSIDMLMSSDKEEDPDVISEDSSLLTLRIRKKALERREETIIVDRACRQETLAYEMESHAIGKRPDNPTDIVEEGELLLTLNIFYPVIFQKHKDHKPYQTVLVLGSQNLTELRDSISCVSDLQIGGEFSSQPDQAPEHISKDLYKSAFFYFEGIFYNDRRYPECRDLSRTVIEWSESHDRGYGNLQSVKMEDYVFNDVSLKIGFPYLFCHQGNCEHIIIITDIRLIHHDDCLDRNLYPLLIKKHWLCTRKCFVCKMYTARWVTNRDSLAPEDPCFFCDVCFRMLHYDAEGNKLGEFLAYPYVDPGIFN, via the exons ATGGCGGCCATGGCGGAGGGGGCGCCCGAGTACGAGTCGGCGGAGCTGTGCACGCGCGCGTTCCGCGTGGGCGCGCTAGGCCGCGGGTGGCGGCGGCAGCTCGGCCCGCCCGACCTCTCACTGGCGGCGGcgcaggaggagaaggaggagacgGACGCGGCCGTGGCGGCGGAGCTGGGCTGTGCGGCGGACACGGCGGCCGAGCTGCGTGCCGTCTGCAG CATTGATATGTTAATGTCTTCTGATAAAGAAGAGGACCCAGATGTTATTTCTGAAGATAGCAGTCTGCTAACTCTTCG AATTAGAAAGAAGGCCTtagagaggagagaagaaacaATTATTGTGGATCGAGCTTGCAGACAAGAAACTCTTGCCTATGAGATG GAGTCACATGCAATTGGAAAGAGGCCAGACAATCCAACAGATATAGTCGAGGAAGGAGAACTACTTTTAACTCTGAACATCTTCTATCCTGTTATATTTCAGAAG CATAAAGATCACAAACCCTATCAAACAGTCCTTGTACTGGGCAGCCAGAACCTCACTGAGCTGAGAGACTCGATTTCTTGTGTCAGTGACCTCCAGATAGGTGGTGAGTTCAGTAGTCAGCCAGACCAAGCACCAGAACACATCAGCAAG gaTCTCTACAAATCTGCTTTCTTCTATTTTGAAGGCATCTTCTATAATGATAGAAGATACCCAGAGTGCAGAGATCTGAGCAG aacagTTATAGAGTGGTCAGAATCTCATGACAGAGGCTATGGAAATCTTCAGTCTGTTAAAATGGAGGACTATGTATTTAATGATGTGTCCCTTAAAATTGGCTTTCCATACCTTTTCTGCCACCAAGGGAACTGTGAGCACATAATTATAATCACAGATATAAG GCTCATTCATCATGATGACTGTCTGGACAGGAACCTATATCCCTTGCTAATCAAGAAACACTGGCTATGTACCAGAAAATGCTTTGTGTGCAAAATGTACACAGCAAG GTGGGTAACCAACAGAGACAGTCTGGCACCAGAGGATCCTTGTTTCTTCTGTGATGTTTGTTTTCGGATGCTCCATTATGATGCAGAAGGCAATAAACTGGGGGAGTTTCTTGCATATCCTTATGTTGATCCTGGGATTTTCAACTGA
- the SNAPC3 gene encoding snRNA-activating protein complex subunit 3 isoform X2 has translation MLMSSDKEEDPDVISEDSSLLTLRIRKKALERREETIIVDRACRQETLAYEMESHAIGKRPDNPTDIVEEGELLLTLNIFYPVIFQKHKDHKPYQTVLVLGSQNLTELRDSISCVSDLQIGGEFSSQPDQAPEHISKDLYKSAFFYFEGIFYNDRRYPECRDLSRTVIEWSESHDRGYGNLQSVKMEDYVFNDVSLKIGFPYLFCHQGNCEHIIIITDIRLIHHDDCLDRNLYPLLIKKHWLCTRKCFVCKMYTARWVTNRDSLAPEDPCFFCDVCFRMLHYDAEGNKLGEFLAYPYVDPGIFN, from the exons ATGTTAATGTCTTCTGATAAAGAAGAGGACCCAGATGTTATTTCTGAAGATAGCAGTCTGCTAACTCTTCG AATTAGAAAGAAGGCCTtagagaggagagaagaaacaATTATTGTGGATCGAGCTTGCAGACAAGAAACTCTTGCCTATGAGATG GAGTCACATGCAATTGGAAAGAGGCCAGACAATCCAACAGATATAGTCGAGGAAGGAGAACTACTTTTAACTCTGAACATCTTCTATCCTGTTATATTTCAGAAG CATAAAGATCACAAACCCTATCAAACAGTCCTTGTACTGGGCAGCCAGAACCTCACTGAGCTGAGAGACTCGATTTCTTGTGTCAGTGACCTCCAGATAGGTGGTGAGTTCAGTAGTCAGCCAGACCAAGCACCAGAACACATCAGCAAG gaTCTCTACAAATCTGCTTTCTTCTATTTTGAAGGCATCTTCTATAATGATAGAAGATACCCAGAGTGCAGAGATCTGAGCAG aacagTTATAGAGTGGTCAGAATCTCATGACAGAGGCTATGGAAATCTTCAGTCTGTTAAAATGGAGGACTATGTATTTAATGATGTGTCCCTTAAAATTGGCTTTCCATACCTTTTCTGCCACCAAGGGAACTGTGAGCACATAATTATAATCACAGATATAAG GCTCATTCATCATGATGACTGTCTGGACAGGAACCTATATCCCTTGCTAATCAAGAAACACTGGCTATGTACCAGAAAATGCTTTGTGTGCAAAATGTACACAGCAAG GTGGGTAACCAACAGAGACAGTCTGGCACCAGAGGATCCTTGTTTCTTCTGTGATGTTTGTTTTCGGATGCTCCATTATGATGCAGAAGGCAATAAACTGGGGGAGTTTCTTGCATATCCTTATGTTGATCCTGGGATTTTCAACTGA